AAGTGAATCGCTGCAACATCAGAAGCGCCATGGTAGAGTGTCATGAGTCCTTCCAAACTACCGATAAATGATGGCTGTAATGAAATCGAATGCATTTCCTTTTGGACCATTTTAAGCAAGTGTTCAATAACAAAATCATGACTGCCTGTAATTTTAATAGTATACATTTGTATAGAATTGGGAGGGGTATTGCTCATTTTTTCTTGCTTTGGCGCTGCCATCATACTTCCTTTATAGCGGTCAACCTCTGACTGTTCAATTCGCATCTTGTTTCCTACTTTAAAGGCTCGCAATTCACCTCTCTTTATCAGCTCATAAACGGTATGCTTCGATATTTTAAATATCGTAGCGATTTCATCTGGCGTATACATTTGGTCATTCATTCTGGACCCTCCTAGCAACTCCATATTAATAGTATAATTGAAGTTTTAATTAGTTTCTATGATTTTTATCATGTATCGTTAAGTTTTGTTAAGTTTTGTTAAGTTCCATCGATTTTGGTTGAATTAGTCTGTTGATTTCCGCTGCAGGTGCTCAGCGACCCAGCGGGGAGTCCGGGAGCCTGTCTAGCTGCAGCGGCTAGGGGCTCGGGGTCATAAGCCAATCCGTCAAGAAGGTCAAAGAACGACCTTCATGCCGGCTCGTCTTATGCCTGTCGCCCCTGGGCAAGCCGCTTCCGCTTTTCGTTCTCCTCGGCGCCCTAGCGCCTGTGGGGTCTCCCGAGACACCTTCTCCCGCAGGAGTCTCGCACCTTCCGCTCCAATCAACAAATGTTCAAAAATCAACCATGTTCTTTCATTGGTAAATTAATTAAATATGAAACCAAAGTACTATTTTCTACGTCTTATTCATGATATCCTATTTTTTCCGAGTTGTGATTTTGGATTAATAAAAATATAATGAAAGAATGGACTTTCGTCAGTGGCTAATAGTATAACTCACTGATAGAAGAGATTCACTTTATTAGAGTAGGGGATTTAACATGGCTACTAATCAAAAAAATACACCTCGACTAGACTACGGTTTAGTTTTAATATTATTTTTATTATTTTTATCCAGTTGTTTGGCAATCTATAGTGCCCAAGGACAATACGAAGGAAATTTCTTATTTAAACAAATCTTTTGGTATGCAGTTGGTACTGGTATTATTGCTAGTGTCATTACATTGGATTCGGATCAGTTAAAAAAAATATCATGGTATGTTTATGGCCTCGGGTTAGTCGTACAAGGTTTTTTAATTGTGGCCCCAACAAGTATTGCGCCTGTCATCAATGGTTCGAAAAACTGGTACAAGTTGCCTTTTGGTTTAGGAACAATTCAGCCTTCAGAGTTTGTTAAAGTTTTTCTTATTTTGACATTAGCGAGAGTGATCATTGAACATCATCAGAATAATCAAGTGAAAACGATCAAAACCGATTTCTGGCTGCTTGTAAAAATTGGACTAGTCACGTTTGCGCCATTGATTTTAGTTATAAAGGAAGACCTTGGAACTTCACTTGTATTTATCGCCATTATGCTTGGTATGATTTTTATTTCAGGGATAAACTGGAGGCTGTTATTGCCGATTTTTAGTACCCGGTATATTGCTCGTTTCTTCCATCTTCTATTTAGTGATTGCGAAACCAGAGTTACTAGAAAAAGCGCTTGGTGTTGAGCAATATCAATTTAATCGAATTTATTCGTGGTTGGACCCATATAACTTCCAAGATTCAACCGGTGACCAATTGACGCAATCGCTGCTTGCAATTGGATCTGGTGAGACGGTCGGAAAAGGTTTTGGTAAAGGGGAAGTCTATTTACCAGAAGGGCAAACGGATTTTATCTTTAGTATTGTTGGTGAACAATTTGGGTTTGTAGGGGCGAGTGTCGTTGTCAGCTTGTTCTTTCTGCTCATTTATCATATTACGAGAATCGGTATGGAGACGAAGAATGATTTTTATACGTTTATTTGTGTGGGTGTGATTAGTATGATTACCTTCCACGTTTTTCAAAATGTTGGGATGACCATCGGGGTCCTTCCAATTACCGGTATTCCTTTGCCGTTTGTCAGTTATGGTGGTAGCTCGCTTATGGGGAATATGCTTGCGATCGGGTTGATTTTTTCGATACGGTACCATCACAAAAAATATATGTTTTCAACCTCAGATTAAAAAGAGTGGGAGCCTCAATGAAATGGCGCTCCCACTTTTTTTATTCAATAACCCCCGCATCAATAATTTTAACTTTTGTTTCTATTTTTATCGGTACCGTTTTATAGGTGGTTTTCCATTTTTCATAGTCGAAATGTCTCGTTCTTGATTTAACAAAATGGCCGATTCCAACTGGATCAATTCCAATTTCTTTAAAATGATTGAGTAGCTTCAAGCTTTCTTGATTTACTTTTTTCTCCATATTTTTTTCAATCGCTTTTATGGCTTTCGACGAAAGTTTATTTCCTGAGAATTCTCGAATGGATCCTTTTATTTTAATGTGAATGGTTACTTCAGTAGGATTCTTCTTTGATAATTCAAAATGGGTTTTCGATAAAATGCTCCGTACAGCAGCCTCTTCATCACCCATTTTTATTTTATAGGTTCCTTCGCTATATTGATCGACCAATAGTTTAAAAAAGAACATTTTGCTTGTGGGAAGGGTGTCGACGACTTTATCCTTTTTAAAGAGACTTATCCCGCTTATTTCCATTTTATCTTTACCAATTTTTTTTAATGTCGGAAGATAGGAGTCTTTACCTGTTTGGAAAAAATCGTAAATGAACCTATGGAGATTGGACTTTGGCAAATCACGGGCTTTAATATTTTGTTCAATTAGATTAGAAATATAGGTAGCGTTTCCACTTGTTCCATAATCGTGCTTTAATAGCTCACTTGCTTTTCCATCTACGACGACTAAGTATAGCCGCTCACCAATTGTTGCATCCCGTTGCAGCGAGTCAATGAGGTCAATAATGCCGTTTTTGGCTAATTTTTCACCAAATAAAGCGACCTGTAAGCTCCCAATTACGAGGGGATCGGCTGATTGTCGTTGCATTTCAAGAAACAATTCGCGATTCATGGCAGAAACAGACGTATAGGTCACATTTTTTATGGATTTATCAGGCATATAATTGGGCACTAATGCTGTTCCTAAAATCTGACCTTTTTTATAATAATCAAACCCAAGTCCACTTTCGATGCTGATGTCATCTAATATTTCCTTTTCGACACACCCTGTTAATAGTAGGAGCATCAAGCATATGAAACTACATTTTCTAAGCATGCTTTTTCACCCTCTTGGCAATCATGACGGCAATAAATAAACAAGGTATATAGATACTATTTACAGCAAAACTCATTTTTCCAAACAGATCAGATAGATTATTAATATCCATTCTAGTTATAACGAGGGATGAAGCAATTAAGCAAATAAGGGATAAGACGATGACTCCTTTTTTTTGCTTGAAATTAAATATTTGTTTCATTAGTCGGCTGGCAATCCATAGTGAAATACATACATTCGGTAATACAATAAGATTCCAATTGGCAATCCCTATATACTCAAACCGTTCAACAAAGGGCATCTCAACAATTTTCCAAATGTTTAATGTTGGCCAAATGGTTTCCTGAAGCTGCCGTTCTGAAAAATACGCAAAGGTGATAACGGCTAGTCCGGTATAGATGATGGTTGTAGTTAGAACGGACATATGGGCCCACTTTTTTGATTTTTGAGGGTCTTTAATAAATGGGTAAACAAATAGTAACGTTTCAAAGCCTGTGTATGTTAGGGACATATGAAAATAGGCCATTAATAGCCCTTTAATGGAATGGTCCATAACGGGCTGGATATTACTAATATCGCAATAAGGCAGCGCATAGGCAAAAATGAAAATTAAATAGACTGGCAACACTGTTCCGAAAAAGGCAATCCCTGTTACGGTCCGAAAGCCTCCAAAAACGATATATATACATAAAAATAAAAAAGCGAACGAGAACCAAAAAATATTTAGATCTGGAAAAACCCAAACTTGAATAACTTCAACAAATGCTCTCAAAACTGCTGTGGCATAAAGACAAAAGTAAAAAATAAAGATGGAACTGACTATTTTTCCAAACATTTTCCCGAAAATATATTGATGGACCTTAAATAAATCTCCATCTACGGTTTCTAGAATTTTATACATCATCCATACATGGATGTGGATGGTTAAACCTGCAAGCACTACTGAAACCCATGCATCATATCCAGCATCCTTGGCTATAATTCGTTGATATCCAAGAATACCGATTCCAATTTGCATGCCAATTATTAAATAATAAACAAGGAAAGGGGATATTTTTTTATTTTCAGCAATAGGCTGTGGCAAGTGTATCCCTCCTTTGATTAATGGGATGGCTTTGTTAGATTTGTCTGTTGATTTTCACTGCAGGTGCTCCAATCAACTTTGCACAAAAATCAACATTCACTTTAATAAGTCAATGGAAAAAATAAGTATCATTCATCAATATCCTTCTTTTCTTTCGCCTTTTTTGTATTAAAGCGATTGGGTTGATTTGTTCGCAAATAACTAGGCCTTACTGAAAGCTTTTTAAACGGTAGACGAACAAATGCATCCTTTATGTCGACTGTCCTTGGAGGATAAATCGGTTCCAAGAACGGTCGACCTAGTGATGTAAGTCTTAGTAAATGTGTAAGCAATAGACAGAAACAATAGACGATGCCCACTAATCCCCACAATTCGGCAAAAAATAAAAATGGAAAACGCATTAAACGAATGGTGTTGCCCATTTTATAGACGGGAGTAGTAAACGAGGCAAGTGCTGCTAAGGCAACAATGATTAATAAAACGTTACTCGTCAATCCAGCTTCAACTGAAGCCGTTCCAATCACGATCCCGCCTACGATACCGATTGTTTGTCCGACCTTTGTCGGAAGTCTTGCTCCAGCCTCTCTAAGTAATTCGATTGTGAGTTCTAGAAAGAACGCCTCAAGGATAGGAGGTAATGGAATTAACCTTCTTGATGACACAAGCGTTGTTAATAAATCCTTAGGAATCAGTTCATAGTGATAATTGAGGGCTGCCACATAAATCGGTGTGATTAAAAGTGAAAAGGCAACCGCAAATAAACGAATAAGCCGGAAAAACGATGATAAAAACCAATTTAAAAAATAATCTTCAAATGAGCTGAAAAATTCAACAAGTGTCGTCGGTGCGATCAGGACATGTGGAGAACCATCGACCACCACTGCAATTTTTCCTTCTGCTAGAATCGCGGCGACACGGTCGGGTCGCTCAGTATCCAAAAGCTGTGGGAAGGGAGAATTCTCATTATCGCAGATGAGCTGAACAAGATACGAGCTATCTGCAATCAAATCAAAATCTAAATCTTGAATCCGCTGGCGAATCGTATTGACATTTTCTTTATCAGCTATCCCATCTATATGCAATATGGCGATTTCTGTTTTTGAAAGCTTCCCCACTTTCATTTGCTCAATATATAACTCTTTAATTGGAATGCGCTTTCGAATCAGATTTAGATTTTGTCCAATCGATTCGACAAAGGATTCCTTTGGTCCAACAACACTGAATTCCACTTCTGGTGCTGCAATACTGCGCACTATTTCCTTGCGGGCAGAGATAAAAGCAAATTGATTTCGATTTGCTTCGAGAGTGACCATAACATAGCCATCAAACAGTTTTTTCTCAATCATTGCGACATCCTTGCTAATTTGAATATCAGCAACGGGAACGATGGTAGCAATATCCTCAAGAGAATGAAAGGTACATTCCAATAGATTGGGAAGAATACTCGTCTGCAGGACATTATCATCAATCAATGTTGCGATAAATGAAAGATGAAATTGCACATCTGTTTCTTTATTCACACACTCTGTTTTTTTATAATCAGCAGAATTAGCTAGTTTTGTTTCTAACTCTTCTAATTCCTTAGGTTTCCTTTTGAACCAATCCATCATGTTTATCACCTATGTCGTTCTGCCTTTTTTGTATTATTTCCAACACAGGAAATGTTATGAATGGAATGGGAAAAATGAATAGAAGGAGTGGGGGAAAATAACCAATAAAAAAGGACTAGCCAATGTATCCGATGGCTAGCCCCATATTATTAGGGAGAGGATTCTTTATTTTAAAAATTTGTTTTCTAAATCGTCTAGCATTAAGTTTGCGGCAATAACGCCACCAGCAGTGTTCCAGATTACATCATTCACTTTGTGGACATTTCCTTGTTTTGAGACTTCTAGGTTTTTAAATAACGGATCTTGGGTCCATTCCTTTTCTAGCTCAGTTGCAGTGCCATCTCCTGTATCATAGGTGAAGTAAAAAAGGATATCACCATCCATAGCTGGTATACGTTCCTTCGTTACATTACGCTCAGCAAAATCATCTACATTCTGGCTTTCAGGCCGGGCGAACCCTAGTTGATCTAAAATAACCCCAGAAAAAGTATCCTTATGATAGATTCGAACATCACCTGACATAAAGCGCACCATTGAAACCTTCATGCTTAGTTTGTCGCCAAGTTCTTCCTTTAAACCTGCAATTTTGTCTTCGTATGCCTTTAGCACTTCTTGCCCTTTTTCCTCTTTATTAATGGCCTTTGCATAAAGTTTGAAGTTTTCTTGCCAATCGCCACGTAATGTTTCTGCAAAAATAGTAGGAGCAATTGCACTTAATTGCGGATAAATATTTTCTTGGCGCATTTTATTACCTATGATTAGATCTGGCTTTAGAGCCGCAATTGCTTCAACATTGACTTGTGATTCTACCCCGACAACTTGAACATCCTTCATATCTTTAGCAATATGATCATACCAAGGATCTCCTGTCCAAGATTGAACAGCGCCTACTGGAGTTACTCCCATCGCAAGTAATGCTTCTGTGCCTTCATTTGTTAAAATAACAATTTGTTTAGGCGTTTTTTCTAATGTCGTTTCGCCCATTGCATGCTGTATCGTATAGCTTGTTTCTTCGGTTTTCGGTTCCTTTTCCTTCGTTTCCGTTGTCTTGTCTGCTCCATCCTTCCCACAAGCAGCGAGCATAAATAGAGCTCCGAGTATAAGAAGGGATAGGAAAATCTTCAATTTTTTCATCAGTATGTAGCCTCCACTTAATTGTTAATGATAATCATTTTCAATTGAACAACCATATCATAATGGCAATCTAAACACGTTGTCAATACATAAAGTAATTGTTTTGATTAAAAATGAAAACGATTCTCATTGACATTGATTCTCAATTAAAATAGACTGAATTTGAATTCATCTTTTTATAACAATAAAGAGGGTATCTATAATGCTATTAAAAAGTAATGTTGAAAAGTGGGTAGGTTTAATTGTTGTTTTAAGCCTACTTTTGTTATTAGTGTGTTCCAGTGTTGTTTATGGCTACACTGATACTTCTTGGAAGGTTGCACTGGATTCTTTTACAAGCTTTAATGGTTCAAATGAGCATTTGATTCTTCAAACAGTACGTCTCCCGAGGGCGTTTATTGCTGCTGCTGTTGGTGCGAGTTTAGCGATTTCTGGTGTTTTATTACAAACCCTTACGAAAAATCCACTGGCATCCTCTGAATTTTTCGGCGTTAACGCTGGGGCTGGATTGGCTGTTGTCATTGCTGTGGCCATCTACCATTCAAGTAATCTTCAGCTGTTTACATGGGTATCATTTTTCGGTGCTGCAGTGGCAGCAATCTGTGTCTTTGCTGTCGGTTCCGTCGGACGTGAAGGCCTAACACCGATGAAGCTGACCCTTGCTGGTGCAGCTTTGACGGCAATGTTTGCCTCATTAACCCAAGGCTTGCTCGTCATAAATGAAGCGGCACTAGAGCAGGTTTTGTTTTGGCTATCAGGTTCAGTTGCTGGAAGAAAATTAGAAAATTTAATGTCGGTATTGCCGTACCTATCATTTGGTTGGGTTATTGCACTTATCATTTCTGGTAAATTGAATGTGTTTGCGATGGGGGAGGACGTAGCTAAGGGACTAGGATTAAATACAGGTTTTATCAAAGTGATCGCCGTGATCATAGTCATTCTTTTATCAGGTGGAGCAGTTGCCGTGGCAGGTCAAATTGCTTTTATTGGGATAGTTATACCTCATGTAACTCGTGCAATCGTGGGGACGGACCATCGCTGGTTGATTCCCTATTCTGCGTTATTAGGTGGGATTCTCTTAATCGCAGCTGATATCGCAGCACGTTATATTGTGATGCCAGAGGAAATGCCTGTTGGGGTCATGACGGCTATTATTGGAACTCCATTCTTTATTTATCTTGCTAGAAGGGGGTTCAATGGACGATGAATCAATACAAAAATGTAAGATTACTTAATGGAAAAATATCTTACCTAATGAATATACGTGCATTATTCGTGTTTTTTAGCTTGCTGTTTTTGACTGCAGCCGTTTTTGTTGTTAGTACAGGTCTTGGTGAAATGAAAATAGGTCCCTTAAGTGTCCTTGAAGTGCTTTTTGGTGGAGGAACAGACATGGACCGCTTGATCATACAGACCTTTCGCTTACCTAGAATCATTGTTGCAATGATGGTTGGGATGGGCTTAGCTGTCGCTGGCGGCATTCTCCAGGGAATGATCCGCAATCCTTTAGCCTCTCCAGATATTTTAGGGATTACAGGTGGAGCTGCCGTTGCAGTTGTAGGATTTTTAGCTTTTTTTAGTGATGAAAATAATGCGTTAACGGTAAGTATCAAATGGATGCCTGTTGCTGCATTTTTCGGTGCAGTAATGGTAGCTTTTCTTGTTTATTTTTTGGCTTGGAAAAATGGAGTTTCGCCAATCAGACTTGTTTTAATCGGCATTGGAATCATGACGTTAATGAAGGCTTTAACCACCCTGATGATGGTTTTCGGTCCAATCTATCAAGCAAGTCAGGCAAATATTTGGATTACCGGAACCGTCTACGGATCAAATTGGGATAATGTTTCAGTACTTGTTCCGTGGATTTTCATCCTGTTAATCATTACGTTTATTTATGCTCGCCATATTAATATTCAAGAGCTTGGTGATGAAATAGCCATCGGCTTAAGCGGAGAGATTCAACGACAACGCCTCGTACTATTGTTGCTAAGTACTGGACTAATTGGCGGGTCGGTAGCGTTTGCGGGTGGGATTGGGTTTGTTGGCTTAATGGCGCCACATATGGCGCGAAGATTAGTTGGGTCTGCATTTGGGGCACTATTACCTGTTTCAGCACTAATCGGAGCGATTCTTGTGATAGCGGCAGATTTAATTGGACGGACTCTATTTTCACCTCTTGAAATCCCTGCAGGGGTATTTACTGCCAGCATTGGCGCACCTTATTTTATATACCTATTATTTAAAGCACGACAATAAATCAGAAAGACTAGGTAAAGCTTATTGGAACAAAACCAAGTAAAGGTGTGAAAAAAATGAATACGGCGATTGAAACAAATCATCTGAGTCTTTCATATGGAGATACGATAATAATTGAAGATTTAAATGTAAAAATCCCTAAGGGGGAGATTACTGTTTTTATCGGTGGAAATGGCTGTGGTAAATCAACACTGCTTCGCTCGATTGCCCGATTACTTAAACCAAAAACTGGCACTGTACTGCTTGATGGCGCTACTATTGCCAATATGTCAACAAAAAACGTAGCTAAGAAAATGGCGATCTTACCGCAATCACCCATTGCTCCAGAAGGATTAACGGTACTACAGCTTGTTAAACAAGGGCGTTATCCTTATCAATCATGGTTAAAGCAATGGTCAAAAGACGACGAACTAAAGGTAGAGGCTGCCTTAAAAGCAACAGGCATGGAGCTATTTAAGGATCGAAGTGTTGATTCTTTATCAGGTGGACAGAGACAGCGTGCGTGGATTGCCATGACACTTGCCCAAGACACCGAGGTCATTCTATTGGATGAACCAACCACCTATTTAGATATGACCCATCAAATAGAAATTCTTGATTTGTTATTTGAATTAAATGAGCAAGAAAACCGAACCATTGTGATGGTGCTACATGATTTAAATTTGGCCTGTCGCTATGCCCATAATATTGTAGCGATTAAGGATCGGACAATTTATGCACAAGGTAAGCCGGAAACTATTATGAACAGTCATCTCGTCATGAATGTATTTAATATGAAATGTGAAGTCACAATCGATCCGTTATTTGGTACACCTTTGTGCATCCCTTACGGTAAGGGGAGATTCATTCAACAAAAGGGGAAGGTAGTACATGGCTAACAGGATGAGCTTAACTGAAGAAGAACTGACGGAGCTTAAACGTCTCCGTTTGACAGAAAAAAGAGTGTCATCTGAGCTTTCTGTGCCCTTACATGAAATCATGAATGATAGAGAAGGCTGCCTAGCATATTTACAACGTGTTAAGGAAGAAGTCGGCGCTCCGAACGATAAGGTTGCAGTTTCGATCCTGATGAAACGGTACGCATTTCTTCCTGCTATTTATTTGTACGCGATGACCGTTTGGAACAAACGTCTGAATATTACGTTTGAAAATGTATCGATTGAGTCCAGCTATCAAGGAGATTTGTGGCTTCCTTCTTTCTGTTTTAATGATTTAAGCTTCTTTGAAGCATCTGAACCACGTCATGAATGGCGTCGTGAGGCAGTAGCAGAAGTGTTTGCCAAGCATATATTTCCATTGATGAATGCTTTTGTTCGTATTTCGAAAATCTCGAAGTATATTTTATGGGAAAACATTGCCGTATACATCTTTTGGTTGTACGAATCTTTTCTAAATGAATGTAAAGATGATGCAGTTAGAGAAAGAGCTGTCGATGACTTTCAATTTATCGTAAAGCATGCGAGTGGTGAGTTATTCGGTGATTACCACCAAAATCCATTAACCAAATACTACACGAAATCTGTATATAACAAGGAACAAAATAGAGAAGTCCGGGTAAGGACAACCTGCTGCTTTACAAATCAATTAAAAAAGAACATGAAAAGTTGTAATATCTGTCCGGTTACTTGTAATAAATTAAAATAACGAGTTAGTTTGTCCATGTCATAATTGGGGAGAGGTTACGATGGAACAAGCAATCCGGAATTTTTTTCTTTTTTTATCGAAAAATAAAACAATGACCAAGCTCGCAAAGAAATACGGGTTGCGATTTGGTGCGTCGCGCTTTGTGGCCGGAGAAAGTATTGAACAAACTATTGAGGTGATCAAAGGATTGAACGCACAAGGTTTGTTGGTCACATTAGACTATTTAGGTGAATTTGTTGACAGTGAAGGAGAAGCAATTGAAGTAGCATCGCATTCCATTAATGCAATTGAAGTGATCGGCCAAGAAAACCTGAACGTCCAGCTCTCCATAAAACTAACTTCATTAGGGTTAGACATTTCCGAGGAAGTAGTGATGAGAAATTTACATCAAATCCTGGAGACAGCAAAAAAACACCATGTGTTTGTTACGATTGATATGGAGGACTTCAATCATTGTCTAAAAACGATTGAGATTTTTAAAAAGCTTAAAGTTCAATATAATCATGTCGGAACGGTCCTTCAGGCCTATTTATTCCGAACGATGGAAGACATTATCGATTTAAGTCCATACTCACCAAATCTTCGTTTAGTTAAAGGTGCTTATAAAGAACCTCCATCCGTTGCCTTCCCCGAGAAAAAAGATGTCGATGAAAACTTCAAGAATATCATTAAGCTTCACCTTTTGAATGGTCATTACACGGCTGTCGCTACCCATGATGATGTCATGATTGAATATACGAAACAATTCGTTCGTGAACACAATATTTCAACTGACCAATTTGAGTTTCAAATGCTCTATGGCATTCGTCCTGAAAGACAATTAGAGCTTGTAAAAGAGGGCTATAAGATGCGCGTCTACGTCCCTTTTGGAACTGATTGGTACGGCTATTTTATGCGCAGATTAGCAGAGCGTCCAGCTAATGTAGGGTTTGTGCTGAAAGGGATGCTAAAGCGCTAGACCTATGCAGACAGGGTCAAACCACAAAGCTACAATCTTGAACCGCGAACTTGTAAATCGTAGGTGAGGTCTGACCCTAATCCCAAAGTTACTTCTTGAATTGGTTGTTTTGGCTATTAACTTTATCGATACCGGCCATCTCTCCACCAGGTCCGGCATTACCTTTAACACTTGCTGCACTAACACCAGCTTTAGAAGGATTTTTCTTATGCTTCGCCATAATATATCACCTCCGTTTATAGATTACCCAAAATAATCAATCCTCATTTTTAAAAAATATTTCGCAAAGGAATATTGATTAAATATTCAAAATATTCTATAGTATAGATATCCACTTTGATGGGCGTAAATCCAAGCTTAGAAGATGATGGATCAAATGAACTCAATTTAAATTTTTTTGGCACAAAAATGAATGAGTACTCATTCATAAAAACAAAGTGTCGAAGGAGGAAAAACATTGATTCAACGGATAAACAAAGCTGCTGTATTAGGTTCAGGGGTTATGGGGTCAGGAATCGCTGCCCATCTTGCTAACATTGGCATACCAACACTATTACTGGATATTGTACCGAATGAAGTAACGGATGAAGAAAAAGCAAAAGGTTTTACATTGCAAAATAAACAGGTTCGAAATCGTTACAGCAATCAAGCACTTCAGAAGCTACTAAAGCAAAAACCAGCACCACTTGCCTCTAAACAAAATCTCGCGTTAATAGAGTCCGGAAATTTTGAAGACGATATGGTCCGGCTCAAAGAAGTTGATTGGATTATTGAAGTTGTCGTTGAAAACTTAAACATAAAGCATAAAGTTTTTGAAAAGGTGGATCAGTATCGCAAACCGGGCAGCATTGTTAGCTCGAATACCTCTGGGATTTCAATCGAAGCTATGGCCGAGGGAAGAAGCGATGACTTTAAAGCCCACTTTCTAGGAACGCATTTCTTTAATCCACCCCGCTACTTAAAATTA
The DNA window shown above is from Bacillus sp. T3 and carries:
- a CDS encoding ABC transporter ATP-binding protein; the encoded protein is MNTAIETNHLSLSYGDTIIIEDLNVKIPKGEITVFIGGNGCGKSTLLRSIARLLKPKTGTVLLDGATIANMSTKNVAKKMAILPQSPIAPEGLTVLQLVKQGRYPYQSWLKQWSKDDELKVEAALKATGMELFKDRSVDSLSGGQRQRAWIAMTLAQDTEVILLDEPTTYLDMTHQIEILDLLFELNEQENRTIVMVLHDLNLACRYAHNIVAIKDRTIYAQGKPETIMNSHLVMNVFNMKCEVTIDPLFGTPLCIPYGKGRFIQQKGKVVHG
- a CDS encoding iron ABC transporter permease, which produces MNQYKNVRLLNGKISYLMNIRALFVFFSLLFLTAAVFVVSTGLGEMKIGPLSVLEVLFGGGTDMDRLIIQTFRLPRIIVAMMVGMGLAVAGGILQGMIRNPLASPDILGITGGAAVAVVGFLAFFSDENNALTVSIKWMPVAAFFGAVMVAFLVYFLAWKNGVSPIRLVLIGIGIMTLMKALTTLMMVFGPIYQASQANIWITGTVYGSNWDNVSVLVPWIFILLIITFIYARHINIQELGDEIAIGLSGEIQRQRLVLLLLSTGLIGGSVAFAGGIGFVGLMAPHMARRLVGSAFGALLPVSALIGAILVIAADLIGRTLFSPLEIPAGVFTASIGAPYFIYLLFKARQ
- a CDS encoding Ger(x)C family spore germination protein; the encoded protein is MLRKCSFICLMLLLLTGCVEKEILDDISIESGLGFDYYKKGQILGTALVPNYMPDKSIKNVTYTSVSAMNRELFLEMQRQSADPLVIGSLQVALFGEKLAKNGIIDLIDSLQRDATIGERLYLVVVDGKASELLKHDYGTSGNATYISNLIEQNIKARDLPKSNLHRFIYDFFQTGKDSYLPTLKKIGKDKMEISGISLFKKDKVVDTLPTSKMFFFKLLVDQYSEGTYKIKMGDEEAAVRSILSKTHFELSKKNPTEVTIHIKIKGSIREFSGNKLSSKAIKAIEKNMEKKVNQESLKLLNHFKEIGIDPVGIGHFVKSRTRHFDYEKWKTTYKTVPIKIETKVKIIDAGVIE
- a CDS encoding spore germination protein is translated as MMDWFKRKPKELEELETKLANSADYKKTECVNKETDVQFHLSFIATLIDDNVLQTSILPNLLECTFHSLEDIATIVPVADIQISKDVAMIEKKLFDGYVMVTLEANRNQFAFISARKEIVRSIAAPEVEFSVVGPKESFVESIGQNLNLIRKRIPIKELYIEQMKVGKLSKTEIAILHIDGIADKENVNTIRQRIQDLDFDLIADSSYLVQLICDNENSPFPQLLDTERPDRVAAILAEGKIAVVVDGSPHVLIAPTTLVEFFSSFEDYFLNWFLSSFFRLIRLFAVAFSLLITPIYVAALNYHYELIPKDLLTTLVSSRRLIPLPPILEAFFLELTIELLREAGARLPTKVGQTIGIVGGIVIGTASVEAGLTSNVLLIIVALAALASFTTPVYKMGNTIRLMRFPFLFFAELWGLVGIVYCFCLLLTHLLRLTSLGRPFLEPIYPPRTVDIKDAFVRLPFKKLSVRPSYLRTNQPNRFNTKKAKEKKDIDE
- a CDS encoding iron ABC transporter permease, translating into MLLKSNVEKWVGLIVVLSLLLLLVCSSVVYGYTDTSWKVALDSFTSFNGSNEHLILQTVRLPRAFIAAAVGASLAISGVLLQTLTKNPLASSEFFGVNAGAGLAVVIAVAIYHSSNLQLFTWVSFFGAAVAAICVFAVGSVGREGLTPMKLTLAGAALTAMFASLTQGLLVINEAALEQVLFWLSGSVAGRKLENLMSVLPYLSFGWVIALIISGKLNVFAMGEDVAKGLGLNTGFIKVIAVIIVILLSGGAVAVAGQIAFIGIVIPHVTRAIVGTDHRWLIPYSALLGGILLIAADIAARYIVMPEEMPVGVMTAIIGTPFFIYLARRGFNGR
- a CDS encoding iron-siderophore ABC transporter substrate-binding protein: MKKLKIFLSLLILGALFMLAACGKDGADKTTETKEKEPKTEETSYTIQHAMGETTLEKTPKQIVILTNEGTEALLAMGVTPVGAVQSWTGDPWYDHIAKDMKDVQVVGVESQVNVEAIAALKPDLIIGNKMRQENIYPQLSAIAPTIFAETLRGDWQENFKLYAKAINKEEKGQEVLKAYEDKIAGLKEELGDKLSMKVSMVRFMSGDVRIYHKDTFSGVILDQLGFARPESQNVDDFAERNVTKERIPAMDGDILFYFTYDTGDGTATELEKEWTQDPLFKNLEVSKQGNVHKVNDVIWNTAGGVIAANLMLDDLENKFLK
- a CDS encoding GerAB/ArcD/ProY family transporter; this translates as MPQPIAENKKISPFLVYYLIIGMQIGIGILGYQRIIAKDAGYDAWVSVVLAGLTIHIHVWMMYKILETVDGDLFKVHQYIFGKMFGKIVSSIFIFYFCLYATAVLRAFVEVIQVWVFPDLNIFWFSFAFLFLCIYIVFGGFRTVTGIAFFGTVLPVYLIFIFAYALPYCDISNIQPVMDHSIKGLLMAYFHMSLTYTGFETLLFVYPFIKDPQKSKKWAHMSVLTTTIIYTGLAVITFAYFSERQLQETIWPTLNIWKIVEMPFVERFEYIGIANWNLIVLPNVCISLWIASRLMKQIFNFKQKKGVIVLSLICLIASSLVITRMDINNLSDLFGKMSFAVNSIYIPCLFIAVMIAKRVKKHA